TCGGTGGCGGAGGGAGTATCCTCACCGTTCCCGTACTCGTATATCTGATGGGCATAGACCCTGTCTTGGGCACGGCCTATTCGCTTTTTATCGTGGGAGCTACCAGTGTGGTCGGGAGTATCTCATACTTCCGCCGTTCGCTCGTGGACGTTCGTACTGCAGTGCTTTTCGGTCTGCCATCGATCTTCGCCGTATTCCTGACGAGAGCTTATCTGGTACCGGCGATTCCGGAGTGTGTATTGAGCCCGGGCAGTTTTGCGATCGACCGGAACATGCTCCTGATGCTCTTGTTTGCCGTACTGATGCTTACGGCATCCGTCAGCATGATCAGACCGGCTAAAATGCAGGAGAAAGCATCACAGAGACCCCCCAAGCCGAAACAGCCCCGTTATGCCCTGATCCTCCTTGAGGGAATTGTGGTCGGTACGCTCACAGGGCTTGTCGGTGCCGGAGGAAGCTTCTTGATCATCCCTGCCTTAGTCTTCCTCGGAGGCCTACCGATGAAACAAGCTATCGGCACCTCACTTGTAATCATATCAGCCAAATCGCTCTTGGGATTTCTGGGAGAGAATAATCCGGCAGGTCTCGACTGGGGGCTTCTCCTCTCGGTAACAGCTTTTGCCATCATCGGGATATTCATCGGAATGAAACTCTCCCAATATATTGACGGAGACAAACTCAAGCCGGCATTCGGCTGGTTCGTCTTTGTCATGGGGCTATACATCATTCTCAAAGAGACCATACTCGTATAGCTCGCGTCATTGTGTGATTAAAGTAGCTGTACGAGCCGGAAAGGTGGTTGATCTTTGCACTGACAGACAAGCAATAATAACATTCGACAAATATGAAAATAGAACAGATTTACACAGGCTGCTTAGCCCAGGGTGCATACTACATCACTTCGATGGGAGAGGCTGCCATCATCGACCCACTGCGTGAAATCACGCCCTACCTCGAACGTCTCAAATGCGACGGGGTAAAGCTCAAATACATATTGGAGACGCATTTCCATGCCGACTTTGTGAGCGGACACCTTGATCTGAGCCGTGCCACAGGTGCTCCCATTGTTTATGGACCTACGGCTAAGCCCGGATTCGATGCGATAGTAGCTGAGGATAATCAGATCTTCGAGTTGGGTAATGTAAAGATCCGAGTGCTTCATACACCCGGACATACGATGGAAAGCTCTTGCTTCCTGCTTATCGACGAAAACGGACGCGAGACGGCTCTCTTCAGTGGCGACACACTCTTCCTGGGGGATGTCGGCCGTCCTGACCTGGCGCAGAAAGCAGCAAACTTGACACAGGAAGAACTGGCCGGCCTGCTCTATGATAGTCTCTACACCAAGATCCTCCCCTTGTCGGACGACATCATCGTATATCCGGCTCACGGTGCAGGATCGGCCTGTGGCAAGAATATGATGCAGGAGACAGTGGACAGCCTTGGCAACCAAAAGCGCGTTAATTACGCTCTTAATCAACCGAGCAAGGAAGCGTTTATAGCATCTGTGATAGAGGGCTTGCTGCCACCGCCGGCTTATTTCGGAGGCAATGTGGCTATGAACAAGATGGGATATGACAGCATCGACAACGTGATGGAGCGCGGACTCTCCGCCCTCTCGGCCACGGACTTCGAAGCGATAGCCGAAACGTCCGATGCTCTGGTGCTCGATACGAGAGCTCCCGGTGTGTTCGCCCAAGGCTTCATTCCTCGCTCGATCAACATCGGTTTGGATGGGGATTTCGCCCCTTGGGTCGGTACGATGATCGTAGACGTGAAGCAACCTCTGTTGCTTGTGGCAGATCCGGGACGTGAGCAGGAAGTGATCACAAGGCTCAGCCGTGTGGGATTCGATCAGGTACTGGGCTATTTGGATGGCGGATTCGATACATGGAATACCTCGGGTAAAGAAATCGACCACGTCGAATGCATTACGGCCAACGAATTTGCCGAACGATTCTGCCCTGAAGAGAGTCTCGTGTTCGATGTGCGCAAGGAGAGCGAATACGCAGCTGAGCACGTGGAAGGAGCTTATAGCCGTCCGCTCGCCTATATCAATGACTGGATACAGGATATTCCCCGAGACCGCCACTTCTATCTGCATTGTATAGGTGGATACCGCAGTATGATTGCATCCAGCATCCTACTCTCGCGAGGCTATCGTAATTTCACGGACATCGAAGGTGGATTCGCAAGCATTGCGCAGACCGGTGTTCCCAAAACGGACTATGTATGTCAAAGCAAAGTGTCAAAAAAATAATATCGTTTTCCTTAACCATCATTATTGCAATTGTCATGTTAGGATTACTGAAAAATCTATTCTCGCAGTCTGACGATAAGGCTCTGAGTGAGGCTATTCGCAACGGCGCCTTTCTGGTCGATGTGCGTACGCCGGGTGAATTTGCATCAGGCAGTGTAGCCGGAGCCGTGAATATTCCGCTGGACCGGATAGCATCTCGCCTGAATGAACTAAAGAATAAGAAGACCATCATCGTCTTCTGTCGCAGCGGCAACAGAAGCAGCCGGGCCAAGAGCATTCTCGAACGCAACGGCTTCTCCAACGTACTCGATGGAGGCACCTGGGGGCATGTAGCCTCTCTGAAAGGCGATCAGTGATAACGAAGTCTGAGAAAGACTTCGACCGTTACAACTCTTTCTCTATTAAGAAGGATTGGTTTTTGAATTTTTGTCTTTCCGAAGACAAGAATATCATCATAAAACCAATCCTTTTTTACATCATATAAATGAATCCTATTCTCTTTTACTCTGCTGTCTATAGCATGCAAAAGGTCTCAAAATCCGATATTACCGCTTTCTATACCCTATAAATCACATCCAAAGCAGGGCAATCGCATTTGAAATATAAGCCTGATGATGCTCCGTCCGGAATAAGCACGAATTAATGTGTTGGAGATCCTAATTGTAGAAGGAAGAGACCAAGGATACGGAGTACAATCTTTCAAATACGATAGCCCTCTGCCGAAGGGGCCGGCCTCTTCGGGGAATTTTCTGTAGTCTGTGTTGCTCTTACTATTGGAAATTACAATCACGGGTGTCTTTCTATTATAAGAAATGAGTCCTGATCTTCCCAAACAGGGGGGGAAAACGAATTTTGAAGACGCAAAACAGGGAAAACTTCCAAGATTATTTTCATTTCACCTTAATTGGCCATAATGTACTGGTAATTAGCATGTTGTAATGAGCACCGTAGGCCTACGCCGGTCTCCTGCATCGTGCAGGAAGGCATCGTACGCCTACGATCGTAAGTGTTTCGTACCGGCTTTTCAACACTTCTTCGTATTCCTCTGCATAATCTTCAATCTCGTACCAAGAGGTATCACCTGAGAGCGTAGAGAGGAAAACGATCAGGAATAAAAAGTCAAGAGGATAAACTTCTTTGCTCTCTATCCGTGTGGGTCCGAGACCATAAAGAGATTTTCCGATAGTGACTGAATACATGACTGACAGCTCATTCAACGACTATAAAATTTATAGAACGCTGTTTTGAATGCCTCTGCCCTGACATCCAAAGTGATGTTCTTTTCGAGATCAGCCTTTTCCTAATTTCTTTTCGATTTTTTTTCTCCGGGATGTAAAAGACATAGATTGCATCAATGGGCACGAACATATCGATGAGATCGAATGGATCCGAATTCTCTCGTTTTTCCGATATGTATTTGGATTTGCTTTGCTATTAGACAGTCTAAGACCCTTTTTAGGCTTTTTTGCCGAAAAAATTACGGAGATAATATGCTACTTTTGTGGCATTGTACAAACAAAAGATTACCAAATAATGGATACGATCAACAGGCGCATACGCGTACGTTTCGCTCCGAGTCCTACCGGGCCGTTGCATATAGGAGGGGTACGTACGGCTCTATACAACTATCTTTTCGCCCGTCAGCATGGAGGTGATATGATCCTGCGCATCGAGGATACGGACAGCAACAGATTTGTGCCCGGTGCCGAAGCGTATATAATAGAGGCATTGGAATGGCTCGGCATCAAATTCGACGAAGGTGTAGGCTATGGTGGCCGATTTGGCCCTTACAGGCAGAGCGAAAGGCGCGATATTTATCGCACATATGTTCGCCAACTACTGGATTCGGGACGGGCATATATCGCCTTCGATACGCCGGAGGAACTGGAAGCTCGGCGAGCCGAGGTGCCCAACTTCCAATACGATGCCACTACTCGTGGGCAAATGCGCAACTCTCTGACACTGCCTGCCGAAGAAGTGGAGCGTCTCGTTGCCGAGGGGACGCAGTATGTGGTTCGTTTCCTCGTGGAGCCGAATGTGGACGTAGAAGTGAACGACCTGATTCGCGGACGAGTGGTGATCGACTCTTCCATCCTCGATGACAAGGTGCTGTATAAAAGTGCCGACGACTTGCCCACCTACCATCTGGCCAATATCGTGGACGACCATCTGATGGAAGTGAGCCATGTGATACGTGGTGAGGAGTGGTTGCCCAGTGCACCACTTCATGTACTGCTCTATCGTGCTTTCGGTTGGGAAGATACGATGCCGAGATTTGCCCATTTGGCACTGCTGCTGAAGCCCGAAGGAAATGGTAAGCTGAGCAAACGCGATGGCGATCGTTTGGGATTTCCCGTATTTCCACTGGAGTGGAAAGATCCCCAAACGGGAGATATATCCAAAGGTTATCGTGAAAGCGGTTATCTGCCTGAAGCAGTGGTAAACTTCCTCGCGCTTCTGGGCTGGAATCCGGGCAATGATCAGGATGTCATGAGCATGGACGAATTGATCCGACTGTTCGACATCGAAAAGTGCAGCAAGGCCGGAGCCAAGTTCGACTACGAGAAAGGACGCTGGTTCAATCACCAATATATCCAGCGTAAGGACAATGCGGAGTTGGCCGAACTCTTCCGTCCCATCCTTCGCGAAAATGGAGTAGTGGCTACCGACGAGAAAACAGCTCATGTAATCTCCCTCGTCAAGGAACGTGTAAACTTTATCGGAGAGCTATGGGAGCAAGCCGGATTCTTCTTCATCGCACCGCTATCCTATGATGAAAAAACAGTGAAAAAACGCTGGAAAGAAGATACGGCCAAGCAGTTGGGCGAACTAGCCGAATTGCTGGACTCTCACCGATCGTTTGCAGCCGAAGCAACCGAACCCACTGTGAAGAATTGGATCGAGACCAATGGCTATCATCTCGGCAATATCATGAATGCCACTCGGTTGGCACTCGTGGGCGAGAGCAAGGGACCTCATATTTTCGACATCATGGAAGTGCTCGGGCGTGAAGAGACCGTTGGACGCATACGTCGTGCCATCGAAATCTTAGGCTGACAGCAATAATTTTTTTCGAAATATATGCGATTCCTTTTCAGCCTGATCGGATTGGCCTATTCCTCGCTGATCAAACTTGCCGTTCCGTTCAATCCCAAAGCCCGCATGATGGTTCGTGGGCGATGGAAGGTGTGGCGTCAGCTGCGTGAGGGCATAGTGCCGGGCGGGCGCTATATATGGTTTCATGCAGCTTCTTTGGGCGAATTCGAGCAGGGGAGACCGATGATAGAACGCATCCGAAGCGAATATCCGGACTATAGGATCGTGCTTACCTTCTTCAGCCCCTCGGGATATGAGGTACGTAAGAATTACGAAGGTGCCGACGTGATCGTGTATTTGCCGGCAGATCGTTTGCCCCGAGTGCGTAAGTTTCTGGATCTGGTCAAGCCCGAGATGGCTATTTTCATCAAATACGACTTCTGGCCCTGTTTCCTGACAGAATTGGAGCGTAGGCAGATACCTACCTATCTGGTTTCATCCATCTTCCGACCGTCACAGCTGTTTTTCCGCTGGTATGGAGGAGCATACAAACGTTTGCTACACTGCTTTACACACATTTTTGTTCAGGACGAGGCTTCACGCCTGCTACTTGAAAAGCATGGGATAGACCATGTATCCGTAGCGGGAGATACGCGCTTCGACCGGGTGATCTCCGTATATGAAGCTCGGAAATCGCTTCCGCTGATAGAGCGTTTTGCTGCTTCCGTGCCGGAAGACGGTTTGGTCATTGTGGGCGGTAGCAGTTGGCCTCCCGACGAAGAGATACTCGTACGCTACTTCAATCGAAATCCCAAGATCAAACTCATATTGGCACCGCACGAAATCGACAAGGAACATTTGCTTCAGATCATATCGCATATACGACGGCCTTTCATACGACTTTCGGAAGCTACGGAAAGCGATATTGCCCGGCAGGATTGTCTGATTGTAGACAGCTTCGGTCTCCTATCCTCCATTTATCGCTACGGTCAAGTAGCTTTTATCGGAGGAGGATTCGGCAAAGGCATTCACAATACACCCGAGGCCGCAGTCTATGGTATACCGGTTATTTTCGGACCACGATATGAGAAATTCAAGGAAGCCCGTGAATTGATAGATGTCGGCGGAGGCTTCTCCGTATCCTCAGCAGAGGAATTTGGCAACCTGATCAAGCGAATACAAACGGACAAGGCCTATAGGGACGCCGCATCCTACGCAGCAGCAGACTACATCAGATCCAATGCCGGTGCAACGGAATACATCGTGCACCGAATCATGAAATAGGCTCAATCGGGGGGATATGTGACCGAAATCATTCATTACCCTCGCTCCCAGCCTCCAATCCGAATAGAACACACACAAAGAGATATGAATATTTGTAAGCGGACGATACGAACGAACAGCTGGTGGGCTTTTGCCTATCGTATGGCATTGGCTTATTTCTTTTTCGGTATTGCCCGTGGACTGTTCTACCTCTTCAACTATCGCTTTTTTGCCGACATGACTGCCGAGCAGGTATGGCGTGCATGGATGGGAGGGCTTAGGTTCGACACGGCTTCCGTTTTGTATTTGAATGCCCTTTTTATTCTGTTGAGCTTTCTGCCGTTCAGGTTTCGTACCAAGCGATCCTATCGAATCCTGACCGACTGGACCTTTTTCGTGCCAAATGCTTTGGGGCTGGCGGCAGGTCTGGCCGATTGTATTTACTATCCATACACCTTGAAACGAACATCCTCGACGGTTTTCTCTGAATTCAGCCATGAGGGCGGAGGACTGATATGGCATCTTCTCCTGAATTACTGGTATATGAGCCTGCTGGCTATAGTCCTCGTTGCTGCTATGGTATGGCTGTATCATCGGGTCAAGCCGGTACGCACCTATGCCGAAGCGAAAGACAGCCTGCATTATTATACAATTCACGTTGTAGCCCTCGTTGCTGCTATCGCATTTATCGTATGGGGTATACGAGGAGGCAGTTTTGCCAAGTCGTGGCGTCCTATGACAATGAGCTATGCCAATCTGTCGGTGGACAAAGTGGAACATAGGGCTTTGGTACTGAACACGCCCTACAGCATCATTCGTACCATTGGCAAACAGGGACTGGAGGAAAAGCGTTTTTATGCCTCCGAAAAAAAGTTGGAGCAAGTATTCAATCCCATTCATCATTTGGCGACGGACACGACGGCTCGTTTCGGTCAGCTGCGTGGACGCAACGTGATGGTGATAATCATCGAAAGCTTTGCTCGCCAATACGTGGGACGGCTGAACCAAGACATTCCCGATTACAAAGGATATACACCCTGCTTCGACTCGATTTCACAAAAGGGTTACCTTTTCGAACAGGCTTTTGCCAACGGGCGCAAGAGTATCGATGCCATGCCGTCCATATTAAGCTCGTTGCCTTCCCTCCGCTCACACTTCATTACATCTCACTATTCGGGCAATGAGATTGAAGGATTGGGGATGGCTCTCGGGCGGATCGGTTATCATTCCATTTTCTTACATGGTGCTCCAAACGGATCAATGGGCTTCGATGCTTTTGTCAAACAAGCCGGCTACAAACGTTATTTCGGCAAGACAGAGTATGCCCACGATGAAGATTTCGATGGCGTATGGGGCATCTGGGACGAGCCGTTCTTACTACATGCCGTGGACGAACTCAGCCGTATGAAACAACCTTTCGTAGGTACGCTGTTCACGCTTTCCAGCCATGAGCCTTTCCATATTCCAAGCCATCGCGAAGGTCTTTTTCCCAACGAAGGCGAACCGCTGGTGCAGTGCATCGGATACACAGATCATGCTTTGGGAGAATTTTTCCGGAAAGCAAGCCGGCAAACCTGGTTTGAAAATACGCTCTTCGTTATCACAGCCGACCATGCTTCCGGAGATCTCCGTCCTGAGTACAGAAGTGCCGTTGGACGCTATGCCATACCCATTTTATTCTATGCTCCGGGATCCGATTTGATAGGATTTGATAGGACAACTACCGTACAACAGGCTGATATTCTTCCGACAGTGCTAAGCCTTTTGGGCTATTCTGCTCCTGTTCTGGCTTTCGGGAACAACATGTTTAGCCGGCAAGCTCCGCATTTTGCCGTCACCGATTACGACGGTACGCTTCAGTTACTGGAGGATGGCCTCGTCCTGCAGCACGATGGCAATCATCCTCTTGCTTTGTACGACTATCTTAATGATAAAGAACTTCGTACAAATCTGCTCAAAACACAAGCTGCACGGGCTGACAGTATGACATGTCGAATAGAAGCAGTGATCCAGTCTTTCAATCACCGAATGAATACAAACAGACTCGTTGCCGATAAATAACAAATTAAATTCATGAGTAAGAGGAGAGCAATGCAATTGCATCAAGCTATTGCTGTGATCCTATTTGCCATTTGATCGTAATAAAGTTATTTTTGTCTCGCAAATTGATTTGCTATGAAAGGAATAATCCTTGCCGGAGGATCCGGCACTCGTCTATATCCGATAACTCGGGGTGTGAGCAAACAGCTTCTACCCGTTTATGACAAGCCGATGATTTACTACCCGCTTTCTACGCTTATGCTTGCGGGTATTCGGGATGTCCTGATCATTTCCACGCCGCAGGACTTATCCATGTTCCAACGGCTATTGGGCGATGGCCGTGATCTCGGTGTCCGGTTGGAGTATGCAGAGCAACCCTCTCCCGATGGATTGGCACAGGCTTTCATCATCGGACGTGAGTTTGTAGGAGACGATTGTGCCTGTCTCGTCTTAGGAGATAATATCTTCTACGGGCATGGCTTCAGCCAGATGCTTCGGTCGGCAGTTGCTGATGCGGAAAAGGGTATGGCCACCATTTTCGGCTATTATGTGAATGATCCTGAGCGATACGGTGTAGCGGAAGTGGATGCTACCGGCAAGGTCATCAGCCTGGAAGAAAAACCGGAAAAGCCGAAGAGCAACTACGCAGTAGTGGGACTCTATTTCTATCCCAATGATGTACTTGATGTAGCAGCAGATGTCAAACCATCGGCGCGGGGCGAATTGGAAATAACCTCAGTCAATCAGGAGTTCATGCTTCGCAAGCAGCTCCGTCTCCAACAACTGGGGCGTGGTTTTGCCTGGCTGGATACAGGTACACACGAATCACTGACAGATGCTTCCGTTTTTGTATCGGTCATAGAGAAACGCCAAGGCTTGAAGATCGCCTGCTTGGAGGAGATTGCCTACAATAATGGCTGGCTCACCAAAGAAGATCTGGCTCGTGTGGCTGAACCGATGAAACAGAATCAATACGGAAAGTATCTGCTTGGACTGATCAAATAGAGAGCATCCCTTTCATGAATTTTATCCCCACCGAAATACCCGAAGTCGTTATCCTTGAGCCACGATTGTTCCGTGACGATCGAGGCTATTTCTTCGAATCATTCAGTCGCCAAGAGATAGAAACGGGTATTCGCCCCATTAATTTTGTACAAGACAACGAATCGGCATCCCGATATGGTGTACTAAGAGGGCTTCACTTCCAGAAACCTCCACATGCTCAGAGCAAGCTGGTACGAGTAGTACGTGGGTGTGTGATTGACTATGCCGTGGATATTCGCTTCGGATCGCCTACTTTCGGCAAATATGTAGCAGTGGAGCTTTCCGATACGAACTTCAGACAGTTGTTTATCCCGCGCGGATTCGCTCACGGTTTTGTCGTGCTAAGTGACGAAGTCGTATTTCAGTACAAATGCGACAACTACTATGCTCCACAAAGCGAAGGAGCCATTGCCTGGAATGATTCGAACTTAGATATTGACTGGAAAATCCCTGTAGAGGACATTATCCTCTCAGCTAAAGATCAGGCCAATCCGTCATGGACGGAATTGATATCGAGCGAGGATTTCCGGAATCTCTTCCCCTACAATCAAGACTTATACGAATGAACCGAATACTGGTAACCGGAGCCGATGGTCAGTTGGGTAGTGAACTTCGGTTGTTGGCTTCGGCTGACAGCCGTTTTGTTTTCACCGACTTAGCGGAACTGGATATTAGAGATAAAGATGCTGTCCTCCGTTTTATGGAGGAATATAGCATCGGGATCATTATCAACTGTGCCGCATATACAGCTGTGGACAAAGCTGAGGACGATGAAGCCTCTGCCGAGAAAGTCAATCACCAAGCTGCGGCTCATCTGGCAGCGGCTGCTGCGAAGTATGATGCCCTGCTGATACATATTTCTACGGATTATGTATTTGATGGTACGGCTAATATCCCCTATAGGGAAGACATCCCGACAGCTCCTCTCGGTGCATATGGCCGTACCAAGTTAAAAGGAGAACAGGCTGTGCTGGCAGCCGACTGCCGATACATGATACTGCGCACATCGTGGCTGTACTCATCGTTCGGCAATAATTTTGTGAAAACGATGCTTCGGCTGACAGCTGAACGCGATACATTAAACGTAGTCTTCGATCAGGTCGGTACTCCTACCTATGCTGCAGACTTGGCTGCTTTCATACACCGTCTGGCTATAGGACAACTGCCCGTTAAGACGGGGTTGTATCACTTTAGCAACGAAGGTGTATGCTCCTGGTTCGACTTTGCAGTGGCCATTGCCCGAATGAGTGGTCATACAGCATGCAGGATCAGCCCTTGCCATAGCGATGAATATCCGACGAGAGTAAGACGGCCGCATTATTCCGTCTTGGATAAGACGCTTATTAAAAACACTTTCGACATCAGCATCCCTCACTGGCAGGATTCTTTGGCTGCGTGTCTGAATCTGCTAAAACATTGAAGAACGATGAACTTCCGACGTCATATTCTCATCACCGGCGGTGCCGGTTTTATCGGATCGCATGTGGTACGACTCATGGTCAATGCTTATCCTGATTATGAGATCATCAATCTCGATACGCTGACATATGCCGGCAATCTGGCCAATCTCAAGGATATAGAGTCCAAGCCGAATTATCGTTTCGTAAAGGCGGATATTTGCAATGCCAATACGCTGAAGAAAGTCTTTGCTCATTATGCCATCGACGGAGTCATTCATCTGGCGGCCGAAAGTCATGTGGATCGGTCTATAAAAGATCCTTTAGCTTTTGCCCGCACCAACGTAATGGGGACGCTGACGCTCCTGCAAACGGCCAAAGAGGCTTGGCATGGGGAATACGAAGGCAAGCGTTTCTACCACATATCGACCGATGAGGTATATGGAGCATTGGCTTTCGACGGTACGCTGTTTACGGAAGAAACCAAATACGACCCACATTCTCCCTATTCGGCCAGCAAGGCTTCCAGCGACCATTTTGTCCGGGCTTATCACGATACTTTCGGTCTGCCGACAGTGATCTCCAACTGCTCGAACAACTATGGGCCCTATCAATTCCCGGAGAAACTCATTCCTCTCTTCATTAACAATATCCGGCACAATAAGCCTCTACCCGTCTATGGGAAAGGGGAGAACGTCCGTGACTGGCTCTATGTCGAAGACCATGCTCGTGCCATCGATCTGATATTCCATCGGGGCAAGAATGGCGATACCTA
This genomic stretch from Porphyromonas gingivalis ATCC 33277 harbors:
- a CDS encoding sulfite exporter TauE/SafE family protein, which translates into the protein MLIAGYLASILIGLSLGLIGGGGSILTVPVLVYLMGIDPVLGTAYSLFIVGATSVVGSISYFRRSLVDVRTAVLFGLPSIFAVFLTRAYLVPAIPECVLSPGSFAIDRNMLLMLLFAVLMLTASVSMIRPAKMQEKASQRPPKPKQPRYALILLEGIVVGTLTGLVGAGGSFLIIPALVFLGGLPMKQAIGTSLVIISAKSLLGFLGENNPAGLDWGLLLSVTAFAIIGIFIGMKLSQYIDGDKLKPAFGWFVFVMGLYIILKETILV
- a CDS encoding MBL fold metallo-hydrolase; protein product: MKIEQIYTGCLAQGAYYITSMGEAAIIDPLREITPYLERLKCDGVKLKYILETHFHADFVSGHLDLSRATGAPIVYGPTAKPGFDAIVAEDNQIFELGNVKIRVLHTPGHTMESSCFLLIDENGRETALFSGDTLFLGDVGRPDLAQKAANLTQEELAGLLYDSLYTKILPLSDDIIVYPAHGAGSACGKNMMQETVDSLGNQKRVNYALNQPSKEAFIASVIEGLLPPPAYFGGNVAMNKMGYDSIDNVMERGLSALSATDFEAIAETSDALVLDTRAPGVFAQGFIPRSINIGLDGDFAPWVGTMIVDVKQPLLLVADPGREQEVITRLSRVGFDQVLGYLDGGFDTWNTSGKEIDHVECITANEFAERFCPEESLVFDVRKESEYAAEHVEGAYSRPLAYINDWIQDIPRDRHFYLHCIGGYRSMIASSILLSRGYRNFTDIEGGFASIAQTGVPKTDYVCQSKVSKK
- a CDS encoding rhodanese-like domain-containing protein; this encodes MLGLLKNLFSQSDDKALSEAIRNGAFLVDVRTPGEFASGSVAGAVNIPLDRIASRLNELKNKKTIIVFCRSGNRSSRAKSILERNGFSNVLDGGTWGHVASLKGDQ
- the gltX gene encoding glutamate--tRNA ligase, whose amino-acid sequence is MDTINRRIRVRFAPSPTGPLHIGGVRTALYNYLFARQHGGDMILRIEDTDSNRFVPGAEAYIIEALEWLGIKFDEGVGYGGRFGPYRQSERRDIYRTYVRQLLDSGRAYIAFDTPEELEARRAEVPNFQYDATTRGQMRNSLTLPAEEVERLVAEGTQYVVRFLVEPNVDVEVNDLIRGRVVIDSSILDDKVLYKSADDLPTYHLANIVDDHLMEVSHVIRGEEWLPSAPLHVLLYRAFGWEDTMPRFAHLALLLKPEGNGKLSKRDGDRLGFPVFPLEWKDPQTGDISKGYRESGYLPEAVVNFLALLGWNPGNDQDVMSMDELIRLFDIEKCSKAGAKFDYEKGRWFNHQYIQRKDNAELAELFRPILRENGVVATDEKTAHVISLVKERVNFIGELWEQAGFFFIAPLSYDEKTVKKRWKEDTAKQLGELAELLDSHRSFAAEATEPTVKNWIETNGYHLGNIMNATRLALVGESKGPHIFDIMEVLGREETVGRIRRAIEILG
- a CDS encoding 3-deoxy-D-manno-octulosonic acid transferase yields the protein MRFLFSLIGLAYSSLIKLAVPFNPKARMMVRGRWKVWRQLREGIVPGGRYIWFHAASLGEFEQGRPMIERIRSEYPDYRIVLTFFSPSGYEVRKNYEGADVIVYLPADRLPRVRKFLDLVKPEMAIFIKYDFWPCFLTELERRQIPTYLVSSIFRPSQLFFRWYGGAYKRLLHCFTHIFVQDEASRLLLEKHGIDHVSVAGDTRFDRVISVYEARKSLPLIERFAASVPEDGLVIVGGSSWPPDEEILVRYFNRNPKIKLILAPHEIDKEHLLQIISHIRRPFIRLSEATESDIARQDCLIVDSFGLLSSIYRYGQVAFIGGGFGKGIHNTPEAAVYGIPVIFGPRYEKFKEARELIDVGGGFSVSSAEEFGNLIKRIQTDKAYRDAASYAAADYIRSNAGATEYIVHRIMK
- a CDS encoding LTA synthase family protein, producing MNICKRTIRTNSWWAFAYRMALAYFFFGIARGLFYLFNYRFFADMTAEQVWRAWMGGLRFDTASVLYLNALFILLSFLPFRFRTKRSYRILTDWTFFVPNALGLAAGLADCIYYPYTLKRTSSTVFSEFSHEGGGLIWHLLLNYWYMSLLAIVLVAAMVWLYHRVKPVRTYAEAKDSLHYYTIHVVALVAAIAFIVWGIRGGSFAKSWRPMTMSYANLSVDKVEHRALVLNTPYSIIRTIGKQGLEEKRFYASEKKLEQVFNPIHHLATDTTARFGQLRGRNVMVIIIESFARQYVGRLNQDIPDYKGYTPCFDSISQKGYLFEQAFANGRKSIDAMPSILSSLPSLRSHFITSHYSGNEIEGLGMALGRIGYHSIFLHGAPNGSMGFDAFVKQAGYKRYFGKTEYAHDEDFDGVWGIWDEPFLLHAVDELSRMKQPFVGTLFTLSSHEPFHIPSHREGLFPNEGEPLVQCIGYTDHALGEFFRKASRQTWFENTLFVITADHASGDLRPEYRSAVGRYAIPILFYAPGSDLIGFDRTTTVQQADILPTVLSLLGYSAPVLAFGNNMFSRQAPHFAVTDYDGTLQLLEDGLVLQHDGNHPLALYDYLNDKELRTNLLKTQAARADSMTCRIEAVIQSFNHRMNTNRLVADK
- the rfbA gene encoding glucose-1-phosphate thymidylyltransferase RfbA — protein: MKGIILAGGSGTRLYPITRGVSKQLLPVYDKPMIYYPLSTLMLAGIRDVLIISTPQDLSMFQRLLGDGRDLGVRLEYAEQPSPDGLAQAFIIGREFVGDDCACLVLGDNIFYGHGFSQMLRSAVADAEKGMATIFGYYVNDPERYGVAEVDATGKVISLEEKPEKPKSNYAVVGLYFYPNDVLDVAADVKPSARGELEITSVNQEFMLRKQLRLQQLGRGFAWLDTGTHESLTDASVFVSVIEKRQGLKIACLEEIAYNNGWLTKEDLARVAEPMKQNQYGKYLLGLIK
- the rfbC gene encoding dTDP-4-dehydrorhamnose 3,5-epimerase, encoding MNFIPTEIPEVVILEPRLFRDDRGYFFESFSRQEIETGIRPINFVQDNESASRYGVLRGLHFQKPPHAQSKLVRVVRGCVIDYAVDIRFGSPTFGKYVAVELSDTNFRQLFIPRGFAHGFVVLSDEVVFQYKCDNYYAPQSEGAIAWNDSNLDIDWKIPVEDIILSAKDQANPSWTELISSEDFRNLFPYNQDLYE
- the rfbD gene encoding dTDP-4-dehydrorhamnose reductase, giving the protein MNRILVTGADGQLGSELRLLASADSRFVFTDLAELDIRDKDAVLRFMEEYSIGIIINCAAYTAVDKAEDDEASAEKVNHQAAAHLAAAAAKYDALLIHISTDYVFDGTANIPYREDIPTAPLGAYGRTKLKGEQAVLAADCRYMILRTSWLYSSFGNNFVKTMLRLTAERDTLNVVFDQVGTPTYAADLAAFIHRLAIGQLPVKTGLYHFSNEGVCSWFDFAVAIARMSGHTACRISPCHSDEYPTRVRRPHYSVLDKTLIKNTFDISIPHWQDSLAACLNLLKH
- the rfbB gene encoding dTDP-glucose 4,6-dehydratase encodes the protein MNFRRHILITGGAGFIGSHVVRLMVNAYPDYEIINLDTLTYAGNLANLKDIESKPNYRFVKADICNANTLKKVFAHYAIDGVIHLAAESHVDRSIKDPLAFARTNVMGTLTLLQTAKEAWHGEYEGKRFYHISTDEVYGALAFDGTLFTEETKYDPHSPYSASKASSDHFVRAYHDTFGLPTVISNCSNNYGPYQFPEKLIPLFINNIRHNKPLPVYGKGENVRDWLYVEDHARAIDLIFHRGKNGDTYNIGGFNEWKNIDLIKVMIRVVDRLLGREEGSSEKLITYVADRAGHDLRYAIDSTKLKNELGWEPSLQFEEGIEKTVRWYLHNQDWLDRVTSGDYLRYYDEMYSER